In a genomic window of Quercus lobata isolate SW786 chromosome 4, ValleyOak3.0 Primary Assembly, whole genome shotgun sequence:
- the LOC115984262 gene encoding uncharacterized protein LOC115984262, which produces MSDNSSNSNNAPIINKELEKGDDSNVLKPISTSSSVLSFKHLQQIPPETNESSSKGKQSSSTEREIQIEDRSTKSKEQQEKSLQTELTENLEAFYKLLENISKSLDELETLINSSSSSSNATAESLADIKSFFNKSVDDVLLNDAWLSKFRKAAALLFDKTSILGKNKCDLLKNVNVDLDREVNRFRTLVEKDKKRAELFKNRSKYVEALDTYKTALQPCRDEMQMVASKHEEMKKNLQEYEMIMIQKMPPFQQVYSQQSSIDTEISGLRVNEQLLQQENQEIDSLRREPSIHWSGLIAAFYN; this is translated from the exons ATGTCTGACAATAGCAGCAACTCCAACAATGCTCCTATCATCAACAAGGAACTCG AGAAGGGGGACGATTCTAATGTTTTGAAGCCAATTTCCACGTCCTCAAGTGTGTTATCCTTTAAGCATTTACAACAAATTCCTCCCGAAACAAATGAATCCTCAAGCAAGGGAAAACAATCATCGTCGACTGAACGAGAAATTCAAATTGAAGATAGGAGTACCAAGTCCAAAGAACAGCAAGAGAAATCACTACAAACTGAATTGACAGAAAACTTGGAGGCTTTTTATAAGCTCTTAGAGAATATCTCTAAATCTCTAGATGAACTGGAAACACTAATCaactcttcctcttcctcttctaaTGCCACAGCAGAGTCCCTTGCAGATATTAAATCTTTCTTCAATAAATCGGTTGATGATGTTCTTTTGAATGATGCCTGGTTATCCAAGTTCAGAAAAGCTGCTGCCCTCTTGTTTGACAAAACCAGCATCCTTGGAAAGAACAAGTGTGACCTTTTAAAGAACGTCAATGTTGATCTAGATAGGGAAGTTAATCGTTTTAGGACACTGgttgaaaaagacaaaaagagagCTGAACTTTTTAAAAACCGAAGCAAATATGTTGAAGCTCTGGACACTTACAAGACTGCACTTCAACCCTGTCGAGATGAGATGCAAATGGTGGCTTCCAAACatgaagaaatgaagaaaaatctTCAAGAGTACGAAATGATTATGATTCAGAAGATGCCCCCTTTCCAACAAGTGTATTCTCAACAAAGTAGCATCGATACAGAGATCAGTGGTTTACGAGTGAATGAACAGCTTTTACAACAAGAAAACCAAGAAATTGACAGCCTTCGTAGAGAACCTTCAATTCATTGGAGTGGTCTGATTGCTGCATTTTATAATTAA
- the LOC115986979 gene encoding alpha-xylosidase 1-like, with product MVSPTPFLTLSSLLLVLLLCTAGVNSSSTPPTKIGNGYRLISIERTPDGGLVGHLVVNQKNNIYGPDIPTLQLSVKHETHDRLRVHITDAEKQRWEVPYNLLPREQPPVLKQTIGRSRKSPITVAETDYPGSELVFSYTTDPFGFAVKRKSNGQTLFNSSSDESDPFGNLVFKDQYLEISTKLPNDASLYGLGENTQPHGIKLYPNDPYTLYTTDISAINVNTDLYGSHPVYMDLRNVGGKPYAHSVLLLNSNGMDVFYRGTSLTYKVIGGVLDFYFFAGPTALGVIDQYTSFVGRPAPMPYWSLGFHQCRWGYHNLSVVEDVVANYQKAQIPLDVIWNDDDHMDGHKDFTLNPISYPQSKLSAFLDKIHSIGMKYIVLIDPGIAVNSSYGVYQRGISNDVFIKYEDEPYLAQVWPGAVYFPDFLNPKTVSWWGDEIRRFHELVPVDGLWIDMNEASNFCSGKCTIPKGKQCPTGTGPGWDCCLDCKNITKTRWDAPPYMINASGLQKPVGFKTIATSAVHYNGVLEYDAHSLYGFSQSIATHKALQGLEGKRPFILSRSTYVGSGQYAAHWTGDNQGTWENLRYSISTMLNFGIFGVPMVGSDICGFYPQPTEELCNRWIEVGAFYPFSRDHANYYSPRQELYQWESVAESARNALGMRYKLLPYLYTLNYEAHISGAPIARPLFFSFPTYTEVYGLSTQFLLGSSLMVSPVLEQGKSQVTALFPPGSWYSLFDITQAITSKGGLNVTLDAPLHVVNVHLYQNTILPMQQGGMISKEARKTPFNLMVTFPAGSDGEAIGNLFIDDDELPEMKLGNGYSTYIDFHATVTKGTVKVWSEVQESKFALDQGLHIEKISVLGLDGSGQASALEVNGKPVTNASNIELSTTKQNVLEDGGDKVKIVMVEIKDLSLDVGKNFAITWKMGPKVEDKRIM from the exons ATGGTTTCTCCTACTCCATTTTtaactctctcttctcttctattAGTCTTGCTTCTTTGTACTGCTGGAGTAAACTCATCCTCCACCCCACCAACCAAGATTGGCAATGGCTACCGTCTGATCTCCATTGAGCGGACCCCTGATGGAGGCCTTGTGGGCCACCTCGTAGTCAATCAGAAAAACAATATCTACGGTCCTGATATCCCTACCTTGCAGCTCTCTGTCAA GCATGAGACGCATGATCGATTGAGGGTCCACATCACTGATGCAGAGAAGCAGAGATGGGAGGTACCGTACAATCTATTGCCTAGAGAACAACCCCCAGTGTTAAAACAAACGATTGGGAGATCAAGAAAGAGCCCAATAACAGTGGCCGAGACTGATTACCCGGGCTCTGAGCTCGTTTTCAGCTACACCACAGACCCATTTGGGTTTGCTGTGAAGAGAAAATCAAATGGGCAAACCCTTTTCAATTCAAGCTCAGATGAATCAGACCCATTTGGTAATTTGGTGTTTAAGGACCAGTACCTTGAGATTTCCACTAAGTTGCCTAATGATGCGTCACTGTATGGGTTGGGTGAGAACACACAGCCACATGGGATAAAACTGTATCCAAATGATCCGTACACTCTGTATACCACTGATATTTCAGCTATCAATGTTAACACTGATTTATATGGGTCCCACCCGGTGTACATGGATCTTAGGAATGTGGGTGGAAAGCCCTATGCACACTCGGTTTTGTTGCTAAACAGCAATGGGATGGATGTGTTTTACAGAGGGACTTCATTGACGTACAAGGTTATTGGTGGTGTCTTAGATTTTTACTTCTTTGCTGGGCCTACAGCTTTGGGCGTGATAGATCAGTACACTTCCTTTGTTGGCAGGCCAGCTCCAATGCCTTATTGGTCTCTGG GATTCCACCAATGCAGATGGGGTTACCATAATTTATCTGTAGTTGAAGACGTTGTTGCGAACTACCAAAAGGCTCAAATCCCACTTGATGTGATTTGGAATGATGATGATCATATGGATGGACACAAGGACTTCACCCTCAACCCCATCAGCTACCCTCAGTCGAAGCTTTCGGCATTCCTTGACAAAATACACAGCATTGGTATGAAATACATTGTCCTTATTGATCCTGGAATTGCTGTTAATTCCAGTTATGGCGTATATCAAAGGGGAATTTCCAATGACGTATTCATTAAGTACGAGGATGAACCCTACTTAGCTCAAGTTTGGCCAGGGGCTGTATACTTCCCTGACTTCCTAAACCCAAAAACTGTATCATGGTGGGGTGATGAAATCCGCCGCTTTCACGAGCTTGTCCCTGTTGATGGTTTATGGATTGACATGAATGAAGCTTCAAATTTCTGTTCTGGGAAGTGTACAATCCCAAAGGGCAAGCAGTGTCCCACTGGGACAGGACCTGGCTGGGATTGCTGCTTGGACTGCAAGAACATTACAAAGACAAGATGGGATGCTCCTCCTTACATGATAAATGCTTCAGGTTTGCAGAAACCAGTAGGGTTTAAAACCATAGCAACTAGTGCAGTTCACTACAATGGCGTTTTGGAGTATGATGCTCACAGTCTCTATGGTTTCTCTCAATCCATTGCAACTCACAAAGCCCTTCAAGGACTTGAAGGCAAGCGTCCATTTATATTATCTCGCTCCACTTATGTTGGTTCAGGCCAATATGCTGCCCATTGGACTGGAGATAACCAAGGCACTTGGGAGAATTTGAGGTACTCAATTTCCACAATGCTCAATTTTGGTATATTTGGGGTGCCAATGGTTGGTTCAGATATATGTGGGTTTTATCCACAACCAACAGAAGAGCTTTGCAATCGTTGGATTGAAGTTGGTGCTTTCTACCCTTTCTCAAGGGATCATGCAAACTACTACTCCCCAAGACAGGAGCTTTATCAATGGGAATCGGTTGCTGAGTCTGCCAGAAATGCTTTGGGTATGAGGTATAAGCTCCTGCCTTACCTGTACACCTTAAACTACGAGGCTCATATTAGCGGAGCCCCAATTGCCAGGCCACTTTTCTTCTCATTCCCAACTTACACTGAGGTTTATGGGCTGAGCACCCAATTCTTGCTAGGGAGCAGTCTCATGGTATCTCCAGTTCTTGAGCAAGGGAAATCACAGGTTACAGCTCTGTTTCCCCCGGGTTCTTGGTACAGTTTGTTTGATATTACGCAGGCTATCACATCAAAAGGCGGGCTCAACGTTACCCTTGATGCGCCTCTGCATGTGGTTAATGTGCATTTGTATCAAAATACCATTTTACCAATGCAGCAGGGTGGAATGATTTCAAAGGAAGCTAGAAAGACACCTTTCAACCTCATGGTGACTTTCCCAGCAGGGTCTGATGGGGAAGCCATAGGGAACCTTTTCATTGATGATGATGAGTTGCCAGAAATGAAACTTGGAAATGGTTATTCCACATATATTGATTTTCATGCAACAGTTACTAAGGGAACTGTGAAGGTGTGGTCAGAAGTCCAGGAGAGCAAGTTTGCTTTAGATCAAGGTTTGCACATTGAGAAGATTTCAGTGTTGGGATTGGATGGTAGTGGACAAGCATCTGCACTTGAGGTTAATGGAAAACCGGTGACGAATGCTTCGAACATAGAGTTAAGCACAACCAAGCAAAATGTGttggaagatggaggagatAAGGTGAAGATAGTGATGGTAGAGATTAAGGATTTGTCATTAGATGTAGGAAAGAACTTTGCCATTACCTGGAAAATGGGACCAAAGGTTGAGGATAAGAGGATTATGTAG